In the Enterobacter cloacae subsp. cloacae ATCC 13047 genome, TTTGTCGCCGTTGAGCAACATCCACAAATCCTGCACTGCAGGCCCCATCCTCGCATCATCGAGGTCAACAAACAGAGGGCCATCGCGCCAGAGAATATTCCCGGCATGACAATCACCATGCAAACGCAGGACAGAAATATCATCGCGCCAGCAGGCTTTTACCGCCCCAATAAGTTTATCCGTCGCGCTGAGAAACGCGTCCTTTAACGCAGAGGGAATAAACGCTGAGGTTTCGAAGACCTGGCGGGGTTCAATAAGGTATTCCTGAATTCCGATAGTCGGGCGGGCAATAAACGACGTTTTGCGTCCCGTCTGGTGGATGCGCCCCAGATAGCGGGCGACCCACTCCATTTGGTCGATATTATCCGCTTCAAACTGGCGGCCACCCAGACTGGGAAATACGGCGTAATAGAACCCTTCGTGCGTAAGGAGCGTTTGGTTATTGAATTTTATCGGTGCGGCAACAGGAACTTCATCATTCAGTAAATCGTGAGCAAACTGATGCTCTTCCTGAATTTGTTCAGCGGACCAGCGCTTGGGGCGATAGAACTTAACAACGAAGCGCTGACGATCCTCGTCCTGGAATTGATAGACGCGGTTTTCGTAGCTATTTAGCGGGGTTAGCCCGGAATCCACCCGAATACCCTGCTCAAACAGCGCATCCATAATGGTATCCGGGTGTAATGTCTGGAAAGTAAAAGCCTGGTCGTTCATCCGATCATCCGGAAATTATACGAATGATTCAGGATATCATCTTGTGGCGATTTCGGTGCCGCCGCTTACAAGCTTTTACTCTTTAATTACGCCTCGGGCGCGCAGCAATGCGGTTTTAAAATCTTCCTCATAATCTTTCTGAATACCAGGAATAACAGCATCTTTGGCAGAGTCACGCATTTTGAGGTGATAGATCAGGATGTCGTCAGAAAGGTCTGTCAGTTCACCTTCAAAACCTGACTCTTTCGCCAGTTTCTGTAAAAATTGCATCAGATTCAGCTCTGGCTCTTTTTGCCAGGCTGGCTGGAGGAGTTCAATGACTTCATTCAGACGTTTACATTTCATGGTGGTGCTCCTTTCATTTAGAGTGACACGTTAGCAGGGTCAATCCCACAATAAAAGAGGCGATATTCGTGAATCCGGGTCAGGAAATCATCGGAGTGGTTCTGGCGGGTGGCAGAGCAACGCGCATGGCGGGAAAAGATAAGGGGCTTCAGCAGCTTAACGGTAAGCCACTTTGGCAGCATGTTGCTGACACGCTTGCAGATCAGGTTGCGGCAATGGCCATCAGTGCCAATCGCCATATCGATATTTATCAGCGCAGCGGATACCCCGTTTATCAGGATACTCTTGGGGATTACCCAGGACCGTTGGCCGGCATGCTCTCGGTCATGCAGCAGTCTGAGGCAGAGTGGTTTGTTTTCTGCCCGTGTGATACGCCATTTATTCCCTCCTGCCTTGTCGAGCGTCTCGTGCAATTTCGTGATGGTGCACCGGTTGTCTGGGTGCATGACGGTGAGCGCGACCATCCTGCTATTACGCTGATTCATAGATCATTAGTTCCAGCGCTGCAGGATTACCTGACGGCGGGAGAGCGAAGAGTCATGGTGTTTATGCGTCAGTCAGGCGGCCATTCCGTTGATTTTAGCGACTGGAAGTCTGCCTTTGTGAACGTGAATACGACGGAAGATTTACAGACCATGCAGGAGAAAAAATGACGCCTGTTTTAGCTATCGCCGCCTGGAGTGGTACCGGGAAAACGACGCTGCTTAAAAAGCTGATACCCGCACTTTGTGCCAGAGGCATCCGCCCAGGGCTGATTAAGCATACCCACCACAATATGGACGTCGATAAACCGGGTAAAGACAGCTATGAACTGCGTAAGGCAGGTGCCGCGCAAACCATGGTGGCAAGTCGTGAGCGGTGGGCATTGATGACGGAAACGCCCGATGAAGCACCACTGGATCTCGCGTATCTGGTCAGTCGGATGGATCACTCCACGCTTGATCTGGTGCTGGTTGAGGGGTTTAAGCATGAGGCCGTTGCAAAGATCCTGCTGTTCAGAAGCGATGCCGGGCATGATGTTAGCGAGTTAACGCTGGATGAGCATGTCATTGCGGTGGTCAGCGATGTCGCTCTCGATGTTGAGGTTCCGGTGCTGGATTTAAATGATGAGGATAGAATTGCTGAGTTTATTGTGGGGTGGGGTGCGGTCTGATGCCCTCTCCCGCAGGGTGAGGGAGAAAACAAAAGCAAAAAACCCCGCACCTTACGGTACGGGGTTCTTCTTATTTGATGCCTGGCAGTTCCCTACTCTCACATGGGGAGACCCCACACTACCATCGGCGCTACGGCGTTTCACTTCTGAGTTCGGCATGGGGTCAGGTGGGACCACCGCGCTAAAGCCGCCAGGCAAATTCTGTTAATCTGTATCAGGCTGAAAATCGTCTCTCTTCGCCAAAACATCTTCGGCGTTGTAAGGTTAAGCCTCACGGTTCATTAGTATCGGTTAGCTCAACGCATCGCTGCGCTTACACACCCGACCTATCAACGTCGTCGTCTTCAACGTTCCTTCAGGAGACTTTAAGTCTCAGGGAGAACTCATCTCGGGGCAAGTTTCGTGCTTAGATGCTTTCAGCACTTATCTCTTCCGCATTTAGCTACCGGGCAGTGCCATTGGCATGACAACCCGAACACCAGTGATGCGTCCACTCCGGTCCTCTCGTACTAGGAGCAGCCCCCCTCAATTCTCCAGCGCCCACGGCAGATAGGGACCGAACTGTCTCACGACGTTCTAAACCCAGCTCGCGTACCACTTTAAATGGCGAACAGCCATACCCTTGGGACCTACTTCAGCCCCAGGATGTGATGAGCCGACATCGAGGTGCCAAACACCGCCGTCGATATGAACTCTTGGGCGGTATCAGCCTGTTATCCCCGGAGTACCTTTTATCCGTTGAGCGATGGCCCTTCCATTCAGAACCACCGGATCACTATGACCTGCTTTCGCACCTGCTCGAGCCGTCACTCTCGCAGTCAAGCTAGCTTATGCCATTGCACTAACCTCCTGATGTCCGACCAGGATTAGCTAACCTTCGTGCTCCTCCGTTACTCTTTGGGAGGAGACCGCCCCAGTCAAACTACCCACCAGACACTGTCCGCAACCCGGATTACGGGTCTACGTTAGAACACCAGCCATTAAAGGGTGGTATTTCAAGGATGGCTCCACGCAGACTGGCGTCCACGCTTCAAAGCCTCCCACCTATCCTACACATCAAGGACCAGTGTTCAGTGTCAAGCTATAGTAAAGGTTCACGGGGTCTTTCCGTCTTGCCGCGGGTACACTGCATCTTCACAGCGAGTTCAATTTCACTGAGTCTCGGGTGGAGACAGCCTGGCCATCATTACGCCATTCGTGCAGGTCGGAACTTACCCGACAAGGAATTTCGCTACCTTAGGACCGTTATAGTTACGGCCGCCGTTTACCGGGGCTTCGATCAAGAGCTTCGCGTTACCGCTAACCCCATCAATTAACCTTCCGGCACCGGGCAGGCGTCACACCGTATACGTCCACTTTCGTGTTTGCACAGTGCTGTGTTTTTAATAAACAGTTGCAGCCAGCTGGTATCTTCGACTGATTTCAGCTCCACCCGCAGGGGCTTCACCTACATATCAGCGTGCCTTCTCCCGAAGTTACGGCACCATTTTGCCTAGTTCCTTCACCCGAGTTCTCTCAAGCGCCTTGGTATTCTCTACCTGACCACCTGTGTCGGTTTGGGGTACGATTTGATGTTACCTGATGCTTAGAGGCTTTTCCTGGAAGCAGGGCATTTGTTACTTCAGCACCGTAGTGCCTCGTCATCACACCTCAGCGTTAAAAGGTACCGGATTTACCTGGAACCTCCGCCTACATGCTTAAACCGGGACAACCGTCGCCCGGCTAACATAGCCTTCTCCGTCCCCCCTTCGCAGTAACACCAAGTACAGGAATATTAACCTGTTTCCCATCGACTACGCCTTTCGGCCTCGCCTTAGGGGTCGACTCACCCTGCCCCGATTAACGTTGGACAGGAACCCTTGGTCTTCCGGCGAGCGGGCTTTTCACCCGCTTTATCGTTACTTATGTCAGCATTCGCACTTCTGATACCTCCAGCAGCCCTCACAGACCACCTTCAACGGCTTACAGAACGCTCCCCTACCCAACAACGCATAAGCGTCGCTGCCGCAGCTTCGGTGCATGGTTTAGCCCCGTTACATCTTCCGCGCAGGCCGACTCGACCAGTGAGCTATTACGCTTTCTTTAAATGATGGCTGCTTCTAAGCCAACATCCTGGCTGTCTGGGCCTTCCCACATCGTTTCCCACTTAACCATGACTTTGGGACCTTAGCTGGCGGTCTGGGTTGTTTCCCTCTTCACGACGGACGTTAGCACCCGCCGTGTGTCTCCCGTGATAACATTCTTCGGTATTCGTAGTTTGCATCGGGTTGGTAAGCCGGGATGGCCCCCTAGCCGAAACAGTGCTCTACCCCCGAAGATGAGTTCACGAGGCGCTACCTAAATAGCTTTCGGGGAGAACCAGCTATCTCCCGGTTTGATTGGCCTTTCACCCCCAGCCACAGGTCATCCGCTAATTTTTCAACATTAGTCGGTTCGGTCCTCCAGTTAGTGTTACCCAACCTTCAACCTGCCCATGGCTAGATCACCGGGTTTCGGGTCTATACCCTGCAACTTAACGCCCAGTTAAGACTCGGTTTCCCTTCGGCTCCCCTATACGGTTAACCTTGCTACAGAATATAAGTCGCTGACCCATTATACAAAAGGTACGCAGTCACACCCGAAGGTGCTCCCACTGCTTGTACGTACACGGTTTCAGGTTCTTTTTCACTCCCCTCGCCGGGGTTCTTTTCGCCTTTCCCTCACGGTACTGGTTCACTATCGGTCAGTCAGGAGTATTTAGCCTTGGAGGATGGTCCCCCCATATTCAGACAGGATACCACGTGTCCCGCCCTACTCTTCGAGTTCACAGCCTGTGCATTTTCGTGTACGGGACTTTCACCCTGTACCGTGCGACTTTCCAGACGCTTCCACTAACACACAAGCTGATTCAGACTCTGGGCTGCTCCCCGTTCGCTCGCCGCTACTGGGGGAATCTCGGTTGATTTCTTTTCCTCGGGGTACTTAGATGTTTCAGTTCCCCCGGTTCGCCTCGTTAACCTATGTATTCAGTTAACGATAGTGCAACGGATTGCACTGGGTTTCCCCATTCGGACATCGCCGGGTCAAGGGTTCATATCACCTCGCCGGCGCTTTTCGCAGATTAGCACGTCCTTCATCGCCTCTGACTGCCAGGGCATCCACCGTGTACGCTTAGTCGCTTAACCTCACAACCCGAAGATGTTTCACTTCTGATTGCGAAAATTTGAGAGACTCGAACACACCATTAAAGATGTGTCGTTTCAATTTTCAGCTTGATCCAGATTTTTAAAGAGCAAATATCTCAAACATGACTCGCAAGTCAGTTTTGAGATATGACGGCAGGTGACTTTCACTCACGAACCAGCAAGTGGCGTCCCCTAGGGGATTCGAACCCCTGTTACCGCCGTGAAAGGGCGGTGTCCTGGGCCTCTAGACGAAGGGGACGTACAGTCTCAATCGCAAGACGCCTTGCTATTTACTTTTCATCAGACAATCTGTGTGAGCACTACAAAGGCAGGTTCTTTAAGGTAAGGAGGTGATCCAACCGCAGGTTCCCCTACGGTTACCTTGTTACGACTTCACCCCAGTCATGAATCACAAAGTGGTAAGCGCCCTCCCGAAGGTTAAGCTACCTACTTCTTTTGCAACCCACTCCCATGGTGTGACGGGCGGTGTGTACAAGGCCCGGGAACGTATTCACCGTAGCATTCTGATCTACGATTACTAGCGATTCCGACTTCATGGAGTCGAGTTGCAGACTCCAATCCGGACTACGACGCACTTTATGAGGTCCGCTTGCTCTCGCGAGGTCGCTTCTCTTTGTATGCGCCATTGTAGCACGTGTGTAGCCCTGGTCGTAAGGGCCATGATGACTTGACGTCATCCCCACCTTCCTCCAGTTTATCACTGGCAGTCTCCTTTGAGTTCCCGGCCGGACCGCTGGCAACAAAGGATAAGGGTTGCGCTCGTTGCGGGACTTAACCCAACATTTCACAACACGAGCTGACGACAGCCATGCAGCACCTGTCTCACAGTTCCCGAAGGCACCAATCCATCTCTGGAAAGTTCTGTGGATGTCAAGACCAGGTAAGGTTCTTCGCGTTGCATCGAATTAAACCACATGCTCCACCGCTTGTGCGGGCCCCCGTCAATTCATTTGAGTTTTAACCTTGCGGCCGTACTCCCCAGGCGGTCGATTTAACGCGTTAGCTCCGGAAGCCACGCCTCAAGGGCACAACCTCCAAATCGACATCGTTTACGGCGTGGACTACCAGGGTATCTAATCCTGTTTGCTCCCCACGCTTTCGCACCTGAGCGTCAGTCTTTGTCCAGGGGGCCGCCTTCGCCACCGGTATTCCTCCAGATCTCTACGCATTTCACCGCTACACCTGGAATTCTACCCCCCTCTACAAGACTCCAGCCTGCCAGTTTCGAATGCAGTTCCCAGGTTGAGCCCGGGGATTTCACATCCGACTTGACAGACCGCCTGCGTGCGCTTTACGCCCAGTAATTCCGATTAACGCTTGCACCCTCCGTATTACCGCGGCTGCTGGCACGGAGTTAGCCGGTGCTTCTTCTGCGGGTAACGTCAATTGCTGCGGTTATTAACCACAACACCTTCCTCCCCGCTGAAAGTACTTTACAACCCGAAGGCCTTCTTCATACACGCGGCATGGCTGCATCAGGCTTGCGCCCATTGTGCAATATTCCCCACTGCTGCCTCCCGTAGGAGTCTGGACCGTGTCTCAGTTCCAGTGTGGCTGGTCATCCTCTCAGACCAGCTAGGGATCGTCGCCTAGGTGAGCCGTTACCCCACCTACTAGCTAATCCCATCTGGGCACATCTGATGGCAAGAGGCCCGAAGGTCCCCCTCTTTGGTCTTGCGACGTTATGCGGTATTAGCTACCGTTTCCAGTAGTTATCCCCCTCCATCAGGCAGTTTCCCAGACATTACTCACCCGTCCGCCACTCGTCACCCGAGAGCAAGCTCTCTGTGCTACCGTTCGACTTGCATGTGTTAGGCCTGCCGCCAGCGTTCAATCTGAGCCATGATCAAACTCTTCAATTTAAAAGTTTGATGCTCAATGAATTAAACTTCGTAATGAATTACGTGTTCACTCTTGAGACTTGGTATTCATTTATTGTCCGAAGACATTAAGAATCCATGTCACTTTGAGTGCCCACACAGATTGTCTGATAAATTGTTAAAGAGCAGTGCCGCTTCGTTTTCGCTGCGGCGCGGGGTGTGCATATTACGCTTTCCCGCTTCAGAGTCAAGCGTTTAATTTGCTTTTCTCTGCTGACCCGGCGGCGTGTGTGCCGTTGTTCCGTGTCAGTGGAGGCGCATTATAGGGAGTTATTCTGAAGTGACAAGAGGAAATTTAAAAAAAGTTTCCGTCCGTGTTTTTTTTCACCAATAGCGATGAAATCAAGCTACAAAGTGTTCTATTTGATGTATCTGCAACCACAATCACATTCACGGTGGCATACTTATCGACAAGAATCATTAAGGAATAAAAGCAATGCCATTGAGCGCACAACAGCTGGCAGCCCAAAAAAACCTGTCTTATGTGCTGGCAGAAAAGCTGGCTCAGCTGATTTTAGCGGGTAAATATGCCCCGGGTAGCATCCTGCCGGGTGAAATGGAGCTGGGCGAGCAGTTTGGCGTGAGTCGTACCGCCGTTCGCGAAGCAGTGAAAACCTTAACAGCAAAAGGCATGGTGCTACCACGTCCGCGCATTGGCACGCGGGTGATGCCACAAAGCAACTGGAACTTCCTCGATCAGGAACTTCTCTCCTGGTGGATGACAGAAGACAACTTCAATCAGGTCGTCGATCACTTTCTGGTGATGCGCAGCAGTCTTGAGCCGCAGGCCTGCCTGCTTGCCGCCACGCTCGGGACAGCAGAACAAAAAGCCCAGCTCAACACCTTAATGGAAGAGATGGTGTTCCTGAAAAAGCACTTCAACCGCGAGCGCTGGGTTGAGGTCGATATGGCCTGGCATGAACATATCTATATGATGAGCGCCAATCCGTTCCTTACCTCTTTTGCTTCTTTATTCCATTCGGTGTACCACACCTACTTTACCTCTATTACTCAGGACGAAGTGGTGAAGCTGGATCTGCATCAGGCCATTGTCGATGCCATTCAGGAGAGCGACGGGCAACGAGCCCTGAGCGCTTGCCAGGCGTTACTGGCCGCGCCAACCCACCAGCAGGTGAATAAATGATAAAGAAAAAAGCACGCAGCATGGCCGGGCTGCCGTGGATTGCAGCCATGGCGTTCTTTATGCAGGCACTGGATGCCACCATCCTCAACACCGCACTTCCCGCCATTGCGCAAAGCCTTAACCGATCGCCGCTGGCGATGCAGTCCGCCATCATCAGTTACACCCTGACGGTTGCAATGTTGATCCCGGTGAGCGGCTGGCTGGCCGATCGCTTCGGCACCCGTCGCGTATTTATGTTGGCCGTAACGCTCTTTACGCTCGGTTCGCTGGCCTGTGCATTATCATCCTCTCTGACCGAACTGGTTATCTTCCGCGTCCTGCAGGGAATTGGCGGCGCGATGATGATGCCCGTGGCGCGCCTGGCACTTTTGCGCGCCTATCCGCGCAGTGAATTGCTTCCCGTGCTCAACTTCGTCACCATGCCCGGCCTGGTCGGTCCTATACTTGGCCCGGTGCTGGGCGGTGTGTTTGTCACCTGGGCCAGCTGGCACTGGATCTTCCTGATTAACATTCCAATTGGCGTAGCAGGG is a window encoding:
- a CDS encoding serine/threonine protein kinase, giving the protein MNDQAFTFQTLHPDTIMDALFEQGIRVDSGLTPLNSYENRVYQFQDEDRQRFVVKFYRPKRWSAEQIQEEHQFAHDLLNDEVPVAAPIKFNNQTLLTHEGFYYAVFPSLGGRQFEADNIDQMEWVARYLGRIHQTGRKTSFIARPTIGIQEYLIEPRQVFETSAFIPSALKDAFLSATDKLIGAVKACWRDDISVLRLHGDCHAGNILWRDGPLFVDLDDARMGPAVQDLWMLLNGDKAEQRMQLETIIEAYEEFSPFNSDEIALIEPLRAMRFVYYLAWLIRRWDDPAFPRNFPWLTGEDYWRNQISTFTEQVKVLQEPPLQLTPMY
- a CDS encoding YihD family protein, producing MKCKRLNEVIELLQPAWQKEPELNLMQFLQKLAKESGFEGELTDLSDDILIYHLKMRDSAKDAVIPGIQKDYEEDFKTALLRARGVIKE
- the mobA gene encoding molybdenum cofactor guanylyltransferase MobA, translated to MNPGQEIIGVVLAGGRATRMAGKDKGLQQLNGKPLWQHVADTLADQVAAMAISANRHIDIYQRSGYPVYQDTLGDYPGPLAGMLSVMQQSEAEWFVFCPCDTPFIPSCLVERLVQFRDGAPVVWVHDGERDHPAITLIHRSLVPALQDYLTAGERRVMVFMRQSGGHSVDFSDWKSAFVNVNTTEDLQTMQEKK
- the mobB gene encoding molybdopterin-guanine dinucleotide biosynthesis protein MobB — translated: MTPVLAIAAWSGTGKTTLLKKLIPALCARGIRPGLIKHTHHNMDVDKPGKDSYELRKAGAAQTMVASRERWALMTETPDEAPLDLAYLVSRMDHSTLDLVLVEGFKHEAVAKILLFRSDAGHDVSELTLDEHVIAVVSDVALDVEVPVLDLNDEDRIAEFIVGWGAV
- a CDS encoding FadR/GntR family transcriptional regulator translates to MPLSAQQLAAQKNLSYVLAEKLAQLILAGKYAPGSILPGEMELGEQFGVSRTAVREAVKTLTAKGMVLPRPRIGTRVMPQSNWNFLDQELLSWWMTEDNFNQVVDHFLVMRSSLEPQACLLAATLGTAEQKAQLNTLMEEMVFLKKHFNRERWVEVDMAWHEHIYMMSANPFLTSFASLFHSVYHTYFTSITQDEVVKLDLHQAIVDAIQESDGQRALSACQALLAAPTHQQVNK